CATTGGACGTGGTTCTGTGGATTATCGCCTTGATTTTATTGGTAGGTGCGATGATGGTAAACCAATATTTACCTGCATACTGGGCACCCGCGAATGATATTTGGGTGCGTGTTGGGGTAATTTTGGCTTGTATCGTTGTGGCATTCGGTTTATTATACGCCACCCATCAAGGCAAAGGCTTTGTTCGTCTTGTTAAAGATGCACGAATCGAGTTACGTCGAGTAACCTGGCCTACCAAACAAGAGACCGTGACCACATCTTGGCATGTCCTTGTAGTTGTAGTTGTAGCAGCCATTTTATTATGGTGTTTTGACTATATTTTAGGCTGGTTAATG
The nucleotide sequence above comes from Acinetobacter sp. 10FS3-1. Encoded proteins:
- the secE gene encoding preprotein translocase subunit SecE, whose protein sequence is MSNDKSRDALSEAAIPQRNNPAVDVSSGSPLDVVLWIIALILLVGAMMVNQYLPAYWAPANDIWVRVGVILACIVVAFGLLYATHQGKGFVRLVKDARIELRRVTWPTKQETVTTSWHVLVVVVVAAILLWCFDYILGWLMKFIIG